Proteins co-encoded in one Malus sylvestris chromosome 9, drMalSylv7.2, whole genome shotgun sequence genomic window:
- the LOC126583531 gene encoding uncharacterized protein LOC126583531, which produces MQNDDDFEQGFVSPSFNSYSTDKLADVAAKVCREFDHLNLLEDSESDQLGDHKNDNESAADEEEEEFEFVSFQKSADQVFFDEHQIGPVFPVFNRDLLSDKSQRDLLAGGRDGKKVEEDDDGLPSSSSSDVDELDEVPPGNYCVWMSKAASGEARGKCKKSKSTGTSSSRRWSLRDLLRRSNSEGGKELVFLTPLSSSSKKVEDNKEPKKSSRSASGSDVPRKKPSKGPNAVSMAHEAFYVRNKTVAKDGYNKRRSYLPYRQDLVGFFASVNAMGKSFPPAL; this is translated from the coding sequence ATGCAAAACGATGACGATTTCGAACAGGGATTCGTCTCTCCCAGCTTCAACAGCTACTCCACCGACAAACTAGCGGATGTTGCCGCCAAGGTCTGTCGGGAATTCGACCACCTCAATTTGCTCGAAGATTCGGAGTCCGATCAGTTGGGGGACCATAAAAACGACAATGAATCCGCCGCcgacgaggaggaggaggagttcGAATTCGTGTCGTTTCAGAAATCCGCCGACCAGGTTTTCTTCGACGAACACCAGATCGGCCCCGTTTTCCCCGTATTTAACCGCGACCTCCTGTCGGATAAAAGTCAACGCGATCTCCTCGCCGGCGGTCGGGATGGTAAAAAGGTGGAGGAGGACGATGATGGTCTGCCGTCGTCGTCGTCATCCGACGTGGACGAACTGGACGAGGTCCCACCGGGGAATTACTGCGTGTGGATGTCGAAAGCCGCGTCGGGAGAAGCGCGTGGGAAGTGCAAGAAGAGCAAATCCACGGGAACTTCGTCGTCAAGGAGGTGGAGCCTCCGGGATTTGCTGCGGCGGAGCAACAGCGAAGGCGGCAAGGAGTTGGTTTTCTTGACGCCTTTGTCGTCCAGCTCCAAAAAAGTAGAAGACAACAAGGAACCCAAAAAGAGCTCCCGGTCGGCGTCTGGGTCTGATGTGCCCAGGAAAAAGCCCAGTAAAGGTCCAAACGCGGTGTCGATGGCTCACGAGGCGTTCTATGTGAGGAACAAGACGGTGGCGAAGGACGGGTACAATAAGCGGCGGTCGTATCTTCCGTACAGGCAGGACCTGGTGGGGTTCTTTGCTAGTGTGAACGCCATGGGCAAAAGCTTTCCCCCTGCTCTTTGA